A window of Schistocerca serialis cubense isolate TAMUIC-IGC-003099 chromosome 1, iqSchSeri2.2, whole genome shotgun sequence genomic DNA:
tctggtactggacgcgacggggcgtcgggacccacgaagagaggcagcgtctcctgacgctgcgtcgacggctgctgagtgggcgccggacaaggcgctgcggtgtcagactccttgggggagcCCAAGGAAagtggctgcaggacaggctgcacagccaccgcttgggaaggcggcccggctgaggggtcgacgtccatcagctccgaaggcggtggagactgaagagggaccgcaggcgccggagcgaccacctggggcgctcccgaatgaagctgcgcgggaggcatcaacgggacgggctgtcggcgtggtagcggcgacggctgctgctgctgccctgggggcggcagcgaagtcggaaggcgcggctggaacccgcc
This region includes:
- the LOC126415796 gene encoding uncharacterized protein LOC126415796 translates to MGQPMCLQKNLVRGGFQPRLPTSLPPPGQQQQPSPLPRRQPVPLMPPAQLHSGAPQVVAPAPAVPLQSPPPSELMDVDPSAGPPSQAVAVQPVLQPLSLGSPKESDTAAPCPAPTQQPSTQRQETLPLFVGPDAPSRPVPEAAAVVTGVHPDLGFQGTSSSRSWGML